The following proteins are co-located in the Spirosoma montaniterrae genome:
- a CDS encoding BamA/TamA family outer membrane protein, with amino-acid sequence MLTAANLLVSLSLLAMPDSVPKRFSLLPLPLIYYTPETRLAYGIAATATFRCRRDSLDSRPSQVTLGIAHTQNNQLLFYLPFQVFYDHDRYYINGEAGYYRYNYFFYGAGQREVPEELYGVNFPRIRVNAFRRVAPRLKQGKLYAGLRYQYEDYHVTDVNPDGLLATGTVPGGLGSRLSGGGLGLFFDSRDRVFFPTKGMIADLTFLYRNRAVGTGRNATAEPLAFDRYVADVSSYHELGRWAVLAINYFASFTSGTSPFNAMSLLGSGRRLRGYYEGRFRDQNAALLQTEVRFDLYKRFGAVVFGAVGILGDSRQLLRPNDPKGAYGAGLRFTINRRDHVNIRLDYGLGNQSSGLYLTIGEAF; translated from the coding sequence ATGCTTACAGCCGCTAACCTGCTCGTTTCATTATCCCTGCTTGCTATGCCCGACAGCGTACCGAAGCGATTTAGTTTGCTGCCTTTGCCGCTTATTTACTACACGCCGGAAACCCGGCTGGCCTACGGCATTGCCGCTACGGCTACCTTCCGGTGTCGGCGCGATTCGCTCGACAGCCGCCCGTCGCAAGTTACGCTGGGCATTGCTCACACCCAGAACAATCAACTGCTGTTTTACCTGCCGTTTCAGGTTTTTTACGACCACGACCGCTACTACATCAACGGTGAAGCGGGCTACTACCGATACAATTATTTTTTCTACGGGGCCGGTCAGCGTGAAGTACCCGAAGAGCTGTACGGCGTCAATTTTCCGCGTATCCGGGTCAATGCATTCCGGCGGGTTGCGCCCCGGCTCAAGCAGGGTAAACTCTACGCCGGGCTGCGCTATCAGTACGAAGATTATCACGTTACCGATGTTAACCCCGACGGGCTGCTGGCTACCGGCACCGTGCCGGGCGGGTTGGGCAGTCGCCTGAGCGGGGGCGGGCTGGGCCTATTTTTCGATAGCCGCGACCGGGTCTTTTTCCCAACCAAAGGCATGATTGCCGACCTCACGTTTCTGTACCGCAACCGCGCCGTTGGTACAGGCCGCAACGCCACTGCCGAACCGCTGGCATTCGACCGCTACGTGGCCGACGTGTCGTCGTATCACGAGCTGGGGCGGTGGGCGGTGCTGGCCATCAACTACTTTGCAAGTTTTACCAGCGGCACGTCGCCTTTCAACGCCATGTCGTTGCTGGGCAGCGGTCGTCGGTTGCGTGGGTATTATGAAGGTCGGTTTCGCGATCAGAACGCGGCCCTCCTGCAAACCGAAGTGCGGTTCGACCTCTACAAACGCTTCGGCGCGGTGGTGTTTGGTGCCGTGGGCATTCTGGGCGATAGTCGGCAGTTGCTGCGGCCCAACGATCCCAAAGGAGCCTACGGAGCCGGCTTGCGGTTCACCATCAACCGGCGCGACCATGTAAATATCCGGCTCGATTACGGATTAGGCAATCAATCGAGCGGCCTGTATTTGACCATCGGCGAAGCTTTTTAA
- a CDS encoding DUF547 domain-containing protein has product MKTKTIITLPLIVLLFSALTAFREPAAAPVDHGAYDQLLRKHVDAKGLVDYKGFKKDEKAFNQYLDMLSKNPPTASWPKNEQMAYWINAYNAYTIRLILDHYPLKSIKDIGSSIKIPFVTTPWAKKFIKIGNETISLDNIEHGTLRKKFDDPRIHFALVCASISCPRLRNEAFTADKLDKQLDDQGSDFLNNASKNKIGKDAAQLSKYFDWYKGDWNDNGQSVVKWVNKYANTKISPSTKISFLDYNWNLNEQ; this is encoded by the coding sequence ATGAAAACGAAGACCATCATTACGCTACCATTGATTGTGCTGTTGTTCAGCGCATTAACGGCGTTTCGCGAACCAGCAGCCGCGCCAGTCGATCACGGAGCCTACGACCAACTGCTGAGAAAACACGTCGATGCCAAAGGACTCGTTGATTATAAGGGCTTTAAGAAAGACGAGAAGGCGTTTAACCAGTATTTGGATATGCTGAGTAAGAACCCGCCAACGGCGTCGTGGCCCAAAAACGAGCAGATGGCGTACTGGATCAACGCGTATAACGCCTACACGATTCGGCTCATTCTGGACCATTATCCGCTCAAAAGTATCAAAGACATCGGCTCCAGCATCAAAATTCCGTTCGTGACAACGCCCTGGGCTAAAAAATTCATCAAAATCGGCAACGAGACCATCAGCCTCGATAACATCGAACATGGCACGTTGCGGAAAAAATTCGACGACCCGCGCATTCACTTCGCCCTCGTGTGTGCGTCTATCTCCTGCCCACGCCTTCGCAACGAAGCCTTTACCGCCGACAAACTCGATAAGCAGTTAGACGATCAGGGCAGCGATTTTCTGAATAATGCGAGCAAAAACAAAATCGGTAAAGATGCCGCCCAACTGTCCAAGTATTTCGACTGGTACAAAGGCGACTGGAACGACAACGGGCAGTCGGTGGTGAAGTGGGTGAATAAATACGCAAACACCAAGATTAGCCCCAGCACGAAGATTTCGTTTCTGGATTACAACTGGAACCTGAACGAACAGTAG
- a CDS encoding glycosyltransferase 87 family protein, translating into MNQPPQLPFRLGWLGLSAGLYGLLGYGVQREQFPLLITLYALLFWGYLLRVRPLSLPSTDAESQLSDRLLFGAAIAFRLLLLPAMPHFSDDFVRFIWDGRLLANGFNPYLYLPRQLLQTPIAASAGLTDELFYQLNSPDYYTVYPPLNQFFFAIAAWLSPVSIQGSVIGLRVPILLADIGSIWLMMKLLRQSGRNPNLALLYALNPLVILELTGNLHFEGVVIFFVLLAAWLFVTVRLNWSAVAFGLAVSTKLLPLILLPMLLRYMITRRAVLYCCLVGLVTTGLFLPFVSIDLFRNIGTSLNLYVQKFEFNASIYYLVREVGYWVKGYNIIGTAGLALSLLTLVGILYMASGRFQQLSGNRVLLTLTLYFALATTVHPWYITSLVAAAVFTRFRYPLIWSGAVWLSYATYQTVPYQENLWLTALSYGLVVLAFFRERFVTRVEARS; encoded by the coding sequence ATGAACCAACCCCCGCAATTGCCATTTCGGTTAGGGTGGCTCGGCCTGTCGGCGGGTTTGTATGGCCTGCTGGGTTATGGCGTACAGCGCGAACAGTTTCCGCTGCTTATCACGCTCTACGCGCTGCTGTTCTGGGGTTATTTGCTGCGCGTTCGTCCGCTCTCGTTGCCTTCGACTGATGCCGAATCGCAACTATCCGACCGTCTGCTGTTTGGCGCGGCTATCGCGTTTCGGCTGCTGCTGCTGCCTGCTATGCCGCACTTTTCCGACGATTTTGTGCGGTTCATCTGGGACGGTCGGTTGCTGGCAAATGGCTTCAATCCGTATCTGTATCTGCCCCGTCAACTGCTGCAAACGCCTATCGCTGCTTCGGCGGGCCTTACCGACGAGTTATTTTACCAACTCAACTCACCCGATTATTACACGGTTTATCCGCCCCTGAATCAGTTCTTCTTTGCCATTGCGGCCTGGTTGTCGCCGGTCAGCATTCAGGGAAGCGTGATAGGTCTTCGCGTACCGATTCTGCTGGCCGACATAGGCAGCATCTGGCTGATGATGAAGCTATTGCGCCAATCAGGCCGCAACCCGAATCTGGCGTTGTTATACGCCCTGAACCCGCTGGTGATTCTGGAACTGACGGGTAATTTACATTTTGAAGGTGTTGTTATTTTCTTTGTGCTGCTGGCCGCGTGGCTATTCGTAACAGTCCGGCTGAACTGGTCGGCGGTAGCATTTGGGTTGGCCGTCAGTACGAAGCTTCTGCCACTTATCCTGCTACCGATGCTGCTGCGCTACATGATTACGCGACGGGCCGTGCTGTATTGCTGCCTGGTAGGATTGGTTACGACTGGACTGTTTTTGCCGTTTGTCAGCATCGATTTGTTCCGAAACATCGGTACGAGTCTGAATCTGTACGTGCAGAAATTCGAGTTCAACGCCAGTATCTATTACCTCGTTCGGGAAGTTGGCTATTGGGTAAAAGGCTACAACATCATTGGCACAGCGGGCCTGGCCTTGTCGTTGCTGACTTTAGTCGGCATTCTGTACATGGCGAGCGGACGGTTTCAGCAATTGTCGGGCAACCGGGTGCTACTTACACTGACCTTATACTTCGCACTGGCAACCACCGTACATCCGTGGTACATCACCTCGCTGGTAGCCGCTGCGGTGTTTACGCGGTTCCGGTATCCGCTCATCTGGTCGGGCGCGGTCTGGCTGTCGTATGCCACCTACCAAACCGTACCGTACCAGGAAAATCTGTGGCTCACAGCCCTGTCGTATGGGCTGGTGGTGCTGGCGTTCTTTCGCGAACGTTTCGTAACGCGGGTGGAAGCCCGCTCTTGA
- a CDS encoding TIGR04282 family arsenosugar biosynthesis glycosyltransferase encodes MLLTKLHSMLNHTLIIFVKNPVPGTVKTRIARTAGDEAAVRVYEHLVDYTRQLVASVDCRRVVYYGDFINPDDGWNAYAKHLQTGTDLGERMQNAFSEQFAEETDKLIIIGSDCFEITPQHIEQGFAALDLADIVIGPATDGGYYLLGMKQLHPFLFTDMPWSQPDLRQRTEQVVAQHGLRMARLDELSDIDEWTDYQRYLSGDGTRIKRI; translated from the coding sequence ATGTTGCTGACCAAACTGCACTCAATGCTCAATCATACGCTGATTATTTTTGTCAAAAACCCCGTTCCAGGCACCGTAAAAACGCGCATTGCCCGCACTGCTGGCGATGAAGCCGCCGTTCGGGTCTATGAACACCTGGTAGACTACACGCGGCAGCTTGTTGCAAGCGTAGATTGCCGCCGGGTTGTTTATTACGGCGATTTCATTAACCCCGACGACGGCTGGAACGCCTACGCGAAACATCTCCAAACCGGCACTGACCTCGGCGAACGAATGCAAAACGCCTTTTCAGAACAGTTTGCCGAAGAAACCGACAAACTAATTATCATCGGCAGCGATTGTTTTGAGATTACGCCACAGCACATCGAACAGGGGTTTGCGGCTCTTGACCTTGCCGACATCGTGATTGGCCCGGCTACAGATGGCGGCTATTACCTATTGGGAATGAAGCAGTTGCATCCGTTTCTGTTTACCGATATGCCCTGGAGCCAACCCGACCTGCGCCAGCGAACCGAGCAGGTCGTTGCCCAACACGGTCTGCGCATGGCCCGGCTCGATGAATTGTCCGACATTGACGAATGGACCGATTATCAACGATATTTGAGCGGGGATGGAACACGGATTAAACGGATTTAA
- a CDS encoding TonB-dependent receptor, protein MKRFFYINTILLICGVTTALAQNSVNVTVLQLTRQTPVSGVTVYLENPAIGLSTSARTNAQGQLQFTALPLNGTYRIFTREEGDYLEATSDNIELRTNASRSVTLLLPTKTERTLSEVNVRGTSTSRINTINAEVSSEISARQVQELPVEGRDITRVLFRLPNVSQATGFFPEAPNVSINGANGLFNNYLIDGQDNNERFLGGQRFAMPIGFVRNISVLTNNYTVEFGNTGNGIINLTSRSGSNQTTGEAFFLTRPGPGIDGTTPYPQRDLSGNQVQNGFQRYQGGFAIGGALVQNKTFYYVNYEHTTDLKDNALTAPALGVNEIVRGNNSFNYFSAKLDQFWSTRFHSSLRANVGLIAIGRQAGGLTGGIAFPSAANAQDRNSLTIANKNIYSTDRFTSETNLQYARFRWNYARPVDPNSPNVTVLDQQGVAIAALGHPGYVFDQVENTFQLQQKLTFYRGNHTIRTGAELISGNHQLSGGGNPNGSYTVQLTAEQLNVLRSRNLGSSLSPTDIPADARVLGYSVELRPASFGKTQNIVSAYLEDQWSVNDKLNLTLGLRYDYDNLSKGGAASGDFNNIAPRFSANYKLGGRSTLRGGIGLFYDKILYAIYSDALQQNNSSPDFRRELHYFVNQGILPASTDLDRVTFDGNLSVGGSSNAGVPIRYLQGPPASSFAGQRNLFSGERRILNPNGYQNPYTVQASVGYQYQINTNTLFYVDAVYNHSRNLFRTRNLNAPVAWNYDLSGQNGVARSSAWADSTRPLPIYPGGFALIDGQRVTGVAQSVVMTETAGESKYYALSFNLQRDRVGNSPFAYRLIYTLSSLKNNTEDINFRAMDANNFAAEWGPSINDRRHIINGIFNYYPVKNLTVTVAALLQSGQPINRIPDASRYFIVNSKGQPILTPTNQRIFTNDLNGDGSAFGDAYVGNSDRHPGQSRNSDRLPWSKTVDLSAQYQFRVYGEKGRIEVRADVFNVLNTVNLSGYSNNATQSNQIQVGPPEAGIVRRNAAPPRQFQFGVRYLF, encoded by the coding sequence ATGAAACGTTTTTTTTACATCAACACAATCCTCCTCATCTGCGGAGTCACTACGGCTCTGGCCCAGAACAGCGTCAACGTTACGGTACTGCAACTGACGCGCCAAACCCCGGTATCGGGCGTGACCGTTTATCTCGAAAACCCGGCTATCGGTCTGTCTACGTCGGCCCGCACCAACGCGCAGGGGCAGTTGCAGTTTACGGCCCTGCCCCTCAACGGAACCTACCGCATCTTCACCCGCGAAGAAGGCGATTACCTCGAAGCCACGTCCGACAATATCGAGCTACGCACCAACGCCAGCCGCTCGGTTACGCTGTTGCTGCCTACCAAAACCGAACGAACGCTTAGCGAGGTGAACGTGCGCGGCACCAGCACGTCGCGCATCAACACCATCAACGCCGAAGTATCGTCGGAGATTAGTGCGCGGCAGGTGCAGGAGTTGCCTGTAGAAGGTCGCGACATTACGCGGGTACTGTTCCGCTTGCCCAACGTGAGCCAGGCTACGGGCTTTTTCCCCGAAGCTCCCAACGTCAGCATCAACGGAGCCAACGGCCTGTTTAACAATTACTTGATTGACGGGCAAGACAATAACGAGCGGTTTCTGGGCGGACAGCGGTTTGCCATGCCCATTGGGTTTGTACGGAACATCTCGGTGCTGACCAACAACTACACCGTCGAGTTTGGCAATACGGGCAACGGCATCATCAACCTCACGTCGCGGTCGGGCAGTAACCAAACCACGGGCGAAGCGTTTTTTCTGACGCGACCCGGCCCCGGCATCGACGGAACAACGCCTTATCCGCAACGCGATTTGTCGGGCAATCAGGTGCAGAACGGCTTTCAGCGGTATCAGGGCGGCTTCGCCATCGGTGGCGCATTAGTACAAAACAAAACGTTTTACTACGTCAACTACGAACACACGACCGACCTGAAAGACAATGCCTTAACGGCTCCGGCGTTGGGTGTAAATGAAATCGTTCGGGGCAACAACAGCTTTAACTATTTCTCGGCCAAGCTCGATCAGTTCTGGAGTACGCGCTTCCACTCGTCGCTGCGGGCCAACGTGGGTCTGATTGCCATTGGGCGGCAGGCGGGCGGGCTAACGGGCGGTATCGCGTTTCCATCGGCGGCCAACGCGCAGGACCGCAACTCGCTGACCATCGCGAACAAAAACATCTATTCGACCGACCGATTCACGTCGGAAACGAACCTGCAATACGCCCGCTTTCGCTGGAACTACGCCCGGCCTGTTGACCCCAACAGCCCGAACGTGACCGTACTCGATCAGCAGGGTGTAGCCATTGCCGCGCTCGGCCACCCCGGCTACGTGTTCGATCAGGTCGAAAATACGTTTCAACTACAGCAGAAACTGACGTTCTACCGGGGCAACCACACCATCCGGACCGGGGCCGAACTCATCAGCGGCAACCACCAACTGTCGGGTGGGGGCAACCCGAATGGCAGTTACACCGTGCAACTCACCGCCGAACAACTGAACGTGTTGCGCAGCCGAAATCTTGGCTCGTCGCTCAGTCCAACCGATATTCCTGCCGATGCGCGGGTGCTGGGCTACTCGGTCGAGCTGCGGCCCGCATCGTTCGGCAAAACGCAGAACATTGTCAGTGCTTATCTGGAAGATCAGTGGTCGGTGAACGACAAGCTGAACCTGACGCTCGGCCTGCGCTACGACTACGACAATCTCTCGAAAGGCGGGGCCGCATCGGGCGATTTCAACAACATTGCGCCCCGCTTCAGTGCCAATTACAAATTAGGCGGACGCAGCACCCTGCGGGGCGGCATTGGCCTGTTCTACGACAAAATTCTGTACGCCATCTACAGCGATGCACTCCAGCAAAACAACAGCTCGCCCGACTTTCGGCGTGAACTGCACTATTTTGTCAATCAGGGGATTTTGCCCGCATCGACCGACCTGGACCGGGTCACGTTCGATGGGAATCTGTCGGTAGGCGGCAGCAGCAACGCGGGCGTGCCGATTCGGTATTTGCAGGGGCCACCCGCCAGCAGCTTTGCCGGGCAGCGCAACCTGTTTAGTGGTGAACGCCGGATTCTGAACCCCAACGGCTATCAGAACCCATACACTGTGCAGGCGTCGGTGGGCTATCAGTACCAGATTAATACGAATACGCTGTTTTATGTCGATGCCGTGTACAATCACTCGCGCAACCTGTTTCGCACCCGCAACCTGAACGCGCCAGTGGCCTGGAATTACGACCTGAGCGGACAGAACGGCGTAGCCCGGTCGTCGGCCTGGGCCGATTCGACGCGCCCCTTGCCCATTTATCCCGGCGGCTTTGCCCTCATCGATGGGCAGCGCGTAACGGGCGTGGCACAGAGCGTGGTGATGACCGAAACGGCGGGCGAGTCGAAATACTACGCGCTGAGTTTCAACCTGCAACGCGACCGGGTCGGCAACAGCCCGTTTGCCTACCGGCTGATTTACACGCTCTCGTCGCTCAAAAACAATACCGAAGACATCAACTTCCGGGCAATGGACGCCAACAATTTTGCTGCCGAGTGGGGACCGAGCATCAACGACCGCCGACACATTATCAATGGTATTTTCAACTATTACCCGGTCAAAAACCTGACGGTTACGGTGGCGGCTCTGCTGCAAAGCGGACAGCCTATCAACCGCATTCCCGATGCGTCGCGGTATTTCATCGTGAACAGCAAAGGACAACCCATACTAACCCCAACCAACCAGCGTATTTTCACTAATGACCTCAACGGCGACGGCAGCGCGTTTGGCGACGCTTACGTGGGCAATTCCGACCGCCACCCCGGCCAATCGCGCAACAGCGACCGGCTACCGTGGTCAAAAACGGTTGATCTGAGCGCGCAGTACCAGTTCCGGGTGTACGGCGAAAAAGGCCGGATTGAAGTTCGTGCCGATGTCTTCAACGTGCTGAACACGGTGAATCTGAGCGGCTACTCGAACAATGCCACGCAGAGCAATCAGATTCAGGTTGGCCCGCCCGAAGCCGGTATCGTTCGCAGGAATGCGGCCCCGCCCCGCCAGTTTCAGTTTGGTGTCCGGTACTTGTTTTGA
- a CDS encoding glycosyltransferase family 2 protein: MFHPNILVIIPAFNEENSVGKVVREIPAGLAAEVVVVNNNSNDQTAVEAARAGATVLHEPIQGYGRACLRGIAYAQTRQPAPDIIVFIDADYSDYPAEMPALVKPILDNRADLVIGSRALGNRQRGSMTPQQVVGNWLATTLLRWLYGATFTDLGPFRAVRYSTLLALDMRDQTYGWTVEMQVKAAKLGFRSVEVPVSYRPRIGHSKISGTVKGTVLAGYKIITTIFKYWQ, translated from the coding sequence GTGTTCCATCCCAATATCCTTGTCATAATACCGGCGTTTAACGAGGAAAACTCGGTCGGGAAAGTCGTGCGCGAGATTCCGGCGGGGCTGGCAGCCGAAGTTGTGGTCGTAAACAACAACTCGAACGACCAAACCGCTGTTGAAGCCGCCCGCGCCGGGGCCACCGTGCTGCACGAACCCATACAGGGCTACGGACGCGCCTGTTTGCGCGGTATTGCCTACGCCCAAACCCGCCAACCCGCCCCCGACATTATTGTGTTCATCGACGCTGACTACTCTGATTACCCCGCCGAAATGCCCGCACTTGTCAAACCGATTCTGGACAACCGGGCCGATCTCGTGATTGGCTCGCGGGCGTTGGGCAACCGGCAACGGGGGTCTATGACACCGCAGCAAGTAGTTGGCAACTGGCTGGCAACAACGCTGTTGCGCTGGCTCTATGGCGCGACATTCACGGATTTGGGGCCGTTTCGGGCCGTGCGCTACAGCACATTGCTCGCCCTCGACATGCGCGACCAAACCTACGGCTGGACGGTGGAGATGCAAGTAAAAGCCGCCAAACTCGGTTTTCGGAGCGTTGAAGTACCCGTTAGTTACCGACCGCGCATCGGGCATTCCAAAATTTCGGGAACGGTGAAAGGCACGGTGCTGGCGGGCTACAAAATTATTACTACTATTTTCAAGTACTGGCAATGA
- a CDS encoding NAD-dependent epimerase/dehydratase family protein, with amino-acid sequence MPTVLLTGATGFLGSHLLGELRRRNYHVRALVRTATTHLPADARTALITGDMTDPVAVKQAMDGCDAVIHAAALAQANPARNPALWTANLTGTETLLEAARHVPLTRFVYVGTANSFGFGTRDQPGDETRPYVGHRYGSDYMDSKRAAMERVEQAVRHWNLPAVLVHPTFMLGPHDRKPTSGQMLLELHRGRVIGYPAGGKNYVHVQDVAVATVNALTQGRMGESYILGNQNLSYQEAFALMARTMEVPPPRWPIPPVLAQLYGRGCDAWTRLSGRPALVNAAMVAVANDGHYFSSQKAIRELGLPQTPIEQAVAEAYQWFKQNGYVDKRT; translated from the coding sequence ATGCCAACCGTTTTGCTTACCGGCGCGACTGGCTTTCTGGGTAGCCACCTCCTCGGCGAACTGCGTCGGCGCAATTACCATGTCCGGGCGTTGGTCCGAACAGCGACTACGCACCTGCCCGCCGATGCACGTACAGCACTCATCACGGGCGACATGACCGACCCTGTAGCCGTAAAGCAGGCAATGGACGGCTGCGACGCCGTGATTCACGCGGCTGCGCTGGCACAGGCAAACCCCGCCCGCAACCCGGCCCTCTGGACTGCAAACCTCACCGGCACCGAAACGCTGCTCGAAGCCGCCCGGCACGTTCCACTCACGCGCTTTGTGTACGTCGGCACGGCCAATTCATTTGGTTTCGGTACCCGCGACCAACCCGGCGACGAAACCCGCCCTTACGTGGGACACCGCTACGGGTCTGATTACATGGACAGCAAACGGGCAGCCATGGAGCGCGTTGAACAGGCCGTTCGCCACTGGAACCTGCCCGCCGTGCTGGTGCATCCAACCTTTATGCTCGGCCCGCATGACCGCAAGCCGACGTCGGGGCAGATGCTGCTCGAACTCCACCGGGGTCGGGTTATTGGCTATCCGGCAGGTGGCAAAAATTACGTACACGTGCAGGATGTGGCCGTAGCTACCGTCAACGCGCTGACGCAGGGGCGCATGGGCGAATCGTATATTCTGGGCAATCAGAACCTGAGTTATCAGGAAGCCTTCGCGCTTATGGCCCGCACCATGGAGGTTCCGCCCCCGCGCTGGCCCATTCCGCCCGTGCTGGCCCAGCTATACGGTCGCGGTTGCGACGCGTGGACACGTCTGAGCGGTCGGCCCGCGCTGGTAAACGCGGCTATGGTAGCTGTGGCGAACGACGGTCATTATTTTTCGTCGCAAAAGGCGATTCGGGAACTGGGTTTGCCCCAAACGCCCATTGAGCAGGCTGTTGCCGAGGCTTATCAATGGTTTAAACAGAACGGTTATGTTGACAAACGAACTTGA
- a CDS encoding SDR family oxidoreductase gives MLTNELDTRTQPTRQKTLSNGPFAGKIAIVTGSESGIGRETARALCRAGASVVLNGRSKERLAQTVADLTREGYSVAGCVADVTVFADCERLVQTALNTFGRIDILITNASISMRAYFADMQPDVFQRVLDSNVYGTVYPLKAALPHLIDTAGSVTFISSISALNGMPSGSAYCAGKAAVANLAHTLRLELADTGLHIGVVHIGFTQNDPDKRVLDADGRPVPIAHRPPRLQKTQAQVADIILKHVRQRRRRTIVSGLGKLNAFLNTIAPRLADWIVLTTLRRWRNLYE, from the coding sequence ATGTTGACAAACGAACTTGACACCCGGACGCAACCGACGCGCCAAAAAACTCTTTCTAATGGCCCGTTTGCGGGAAAGATCGCCATCGTAACCGGTTCTGAATCGGGCATTGGCCGGGAAACGGCGCGGGCGTTGTGCCGGGCCGGGGCATCGGTCGTGCTAAATGGCCGGTCGAAAGAGCGGCTGGCCCAAACCGTGGCCGACCTGACCCGCGAGGGCTACAGCGTGGCCGGGTGCGTAGCCGACGTGACCGTTTTTGCCGACTGCGAACGACTCGTGCAAACCGCGCTCAACACCTTCGGGCGCATCGACATCCTGATTACCAACGCCAGTATTTCGATGCGGGCGTACTTCGCCGACATGCAGCCCGACGTGTTTCAGCGCGTACTCGACAGCAACGTGTATGGCACGGTCTATCCGCTCAAAGCCGCTCTGCCACACCTGATTGATACGGCGGGCAGCGTTACGTTTATCTCCTCGATTTCGGCCCTGAACGGAATGCCAAGCGGGTCGGCTTACTGCGCCGGGAAAGCCGCCGTAGCAAACCTCGCCCACACGCTCCGGCTCGAACTGGCCGACACCGGGCTGCACATCGGCGTGGTGCATATTGGCTTCACACAAAACGACCCCGATAAGCGCGTACTCGACGCCGACGGTCGGCCCGTGCCGATAGCGCATCGGCCACCCCGGCTCCAAAAAACGCAGGCGCAGGTGGCCGATATTATTCTCAAACACGTTCGCCAACGACGCAGACGTACCATTGTTTCGGGCTTAGGCAAACTGAACGCCTTCCTGAACACCATTGCCCCCCGGCTGGCCGACTGGATTGTGCTGACCACCCTCCGACGCTGGCGGAACCTCTACGAGTAA
- a CDS encoding type II toxin-antitoxin system VapC family toxin codes for MMKILDSNLVIYAAKVDYAYLRPLILEIDSCVSIITKLETLGYQRLTADDKVYLEGVFRVAKIIPITRLVIDQAIALRQTKKMSTGDSIIAATALLNGFALYTNNVGDFTHITGLKVVNPLTAL; via the coding sequence ATGATGAAAATACTGGATTCTAATTTGGTCATTTATGCAGCTAAAGTAGACTATGCTTATCTACGACCACTCATTTTAGAGATCGACTCCTGCGTTTCAATCATAACAAAGTTGGAAACACTGGGCTACCAACGTCTGACAGCCGATGACAAGGTGTATCTGGAAGGCGTATTCCGCGTGGCGAAAATAATTCCAATCACCCGCCTTGTTATCGATCAGGCCATTGCGCTACGCCAGACCAAAAAGATGTCTACTGGTGATTCAATCATTGCGGCAACGGCTTTGTTGAATGGTTTCGCCCTGTACACGAATAACGTTGGGGATTTCACGCATATCACTGGTCTCAAGGTCGTCAATCCACTAACTGCGCTGTAA
- a CDS encoding TIGR04283 family arsenosugar biosynthesis glycosyltransferase: protein MKLSIIIPTQNESGHIGQVVRDLRQHGGNRLTDILVIDANSTDNTADEARCAGATVVVTNQTGRAAQMNLGAKHATGNVLYFVHADVGINPDFVADIEQALQAGYEAGCYRFRFDSAHPMLRVNSYGTRFSGLMSRGGDQTLFITRSLFDRLNGFDEHYVIMEDFDIIRRIRQVTRFAIIPKDVLVSARKYETNSWLRVQLANLTAFLLFFLRVAPTRIARTYKAMLNYR, encoded by the coding sequence ATGAAACTCAGTATAATTATTCCTACCCAGAACGAAAGCGGCCACATTGGTCAGGTCGTTCGGGATTTACGGCAGCACGGCGGCAATCGGCTGACCGACATTCTGGTCATTGACGCCAACAGCACCGACAACACCGCCGACGAAGCCCGCTGCGCCGGAGCTACCGTAGTCGTAACCAACCAAACCGGGCGGGCGGCTCAGATGAACCTCGGTGCCAAACACGCTACTGGCAACGTGCTGTACTTTGTTCATGCCGACGTGGGCATCAACCCCGATTTTGTAGCCGACATCGAACAGGCACTACAAGCCGGTTATGAAGCAGGCTGTTACCGGTTCCGGTTCGATTCGGCGCACCCAATGCTACGGGTCAACAGTTACGGCACCCGGTTTTCGGGGCTGATGAGCCGGGGGGGCGACCAAACGCTGTTTATCACCCGCTCGCTGTTCGACCGGCTGAATGGCTTTGATGAACACTACGTCATTATGGAAGACTTCGATATCATCCGGCGCATTCGACAGGTGACGCGGTTTGCCATTATCCCGAAAGACGTACTCGTGTCGGCCCGGAAATACGAAACCAACAGTTGGCTACGGGTGCAACTCGCCAATCTGACGGCTTTTTTGCTGTTTTTTCTGCGCGTGGCTCCTACGCGTATCGCCCGCACCTACAAAGCTATGCTCAACTACCGCTGA